The sequence below is a genomic window from Montipora capricornis isolate CH-2021 chromosome 14, ASM3666992v2, whole genome shotgun sequence.
GTATTCTACAGCATGGCCTGTTTGACTTCATAAACTGAAGACTATCCATGTATTtagatatacatgtattacAGATTTGCCTTTCCACTTCAAATATTTTATCTCATGTCACATAACTTTAAAGTACACTGTATCTTGTTCTAGAAAATAAAAGGGCAGTGTGGGTTGATGTTTACAAATCAAGCAAAGGAAGAAGTAATCAGGTAAGAATATTATACCAAACCAAGAGTCTAATAATGTACCTTTGAAATAACATTTAGTCACAATTGGGTTATCATGTCAAAGTTTTCTGCACAATttctttacaatacaatacaatcatGTAGATTTCATTGATGGTATCTGGTGCCAGCTACAGGCTGTAGATTTCCTTGCTCAGAATTTTAGACTAATGAGCTTTAACGAATTTAAGCCCTGGTTCTCTTACTCTTGTGAAATGTTCCTGTTATAAAGTCTTTATTACATCTTAGTCAATTACAATAATAAGAGATGCAGAGTTCCctggttcaagacccgttctgaccactcattgaatttgttcctggtagtccctggtttaacTTAGAACTTGGccacacttgtaaatagccaactggtttgcctccagccagttaggattcttaacagttgttgttgttgtgttctgttgtttcgttaattgtatttcataggccctgaaaagccctcatggggagtggtcaattaagtatgcagTATGCATTAAGTATACAATGAAAGAGAAACACCAGTACTTCATGGAAGTTTAGTGCTATTTGCTATTGTCTTCCACTAACAGCTGGGGTAAGCTACATTTTGGTGTTTTCCCAGGGAGGAAAAGGCATGTTACTTGGAGAAAATCCTGTGAGGCATCGACAATAATCAACAAACAAGACCACTTACATTTAGAGTGTAGCATTGGAGGGAAGTGAATTGTCTTGACACTGCCCAAATTAATTTTGCTCTCAAAAAGTGGTaataagtattattattgttaatcaTTGCTACTACTTGATACAATCCATGTGTTTCATTTTTGTAGATGGTTTGAAAATTACAGAGAGCTTGACTATGCCAGATCAGGCAATGAAGCCACATGTGATGTGAAAGTAGATGAAGGTATTGCAATAGATGCTCCTTAGGTTTGtagaacattattattttgcaggCCAGACAGACTGGAGGATCAAGGTGTCACAGACTGTTATCTTTCAATTTCAGCAGCATTGACAACTAAAAAGTAACATTAACAATCAACGTTTTTTGCACTGAAAATAGCATCACCTGTAAATATTTATTATCTATTTCATCAGCCTGGGCCACTGTGTTCTATCAAGAAAGATGACAAGATTAGCCAAAGCAAAggggatgtacatgtacatgcaggtGGGCATGAGAATTATTACTCCTTTTAACCACAATAATTATGGctaaaatgaataataataataataataataataataataataataatattattattattattattattattattattattattattattacgtccATTCCTTATTGACTCAGGCAGGATATTCGGCCtggtttatagtccttgggAGCTGGTTAAGTCACCACAGGCCCCAggtctctcttttctttcttcttacaGGGATAGTACTTTCCTTAGTATCTTTGCTGTCCCTAACAATGCTGTTTTCTGGATCACTTCCAACCTCACATTCACGCTGATTCGCTTCATGTACTCCTTACAGTTGACTGATACGGCTCCAAGGGCACTGCAATAGCTTTTCACATGTGCCAGACTTTTGCAATTTCATCTTTCAATAGCTGGTATATCTCTAACTTCTCaagttctttgtctttcatcCTGTCATCACCTGAGATGGCACCATCAATTATGACAACCTCTCTCTCCTTCTTATTAATAAAGAcaatgtctggtcttcttgcctTGATTTTCTGATCAcactggactgtgaaatccCACAGTATCCTTGAAGTTTTCACTTTCCACCACACCCTCAGGCTTCTGTTCACACCAGCTATTAGCTCTTTCCAATCCACATTTACCACAAAGTTGCCAGTGAATATAGCGTGCCATGTTATCGTGCGTTCCTAAAAATCTGTCTGTGCCAGCTTACCGCACTCACTCACCACATGGGCCACCGTTTCTCCCTTACTTTTGCACATTCTGCATAAAGGGGATTCTGCTGTGTGATCAATATGAAATCTCATATAATTTGTTCTCAAAGCTTGTTCCTGGATGCTAGATATCATGGCCTCATTACATCCTTTCAAATCTCCTTTTGCAATCTACTGCCAAGTTCTATCCCAGTCAATGCCTTCCTTTTCTCTCACATACTGCCCATACGTACATTCTTTACTGCTTCCATTCTTTctccttctcctttgcttcATTCACTTTGTACTCCTTTGGGTCTAGTCAGCCTCTGAGATGTTGACTACAGTGCTATCTCCAACTTTCCTGAGTAATGCCTCTTCACTATTTCTCACATACCAGCTCAAGTTGTTCTCTTCTCTCCTTATGCAGCTCTCACAACTGATCAGACCTCTTCCTCCCTTCTTTCTGGGTACATGTACGTTCTGGCAACGTCACTTCTTGGGTGTAGCTCCTTATTCATTGCCATGATTTTTCTATACTTCCTATATATTTCCTGAAGTTCCTCCTTATTCCATTTAATTGTTCCTGCTCCATAACTCAACAGCGACACAGCCCAAGTGTTTGCTGCTTTGATCTTGTTCTTACCATTGAGCTGAGATTTCATGAAGTTTGAACCGCCTTAAGTACTCTGTTTGAAATTTGTCTTTCATTTCTGTCTCCTTTAACTTGTCCAGCTCTAGAATACCCAGATACTTGTAACCTGCATCATCAATTTCCTTTATCATCTGTCCATTTATCAACTTAACACCCTCACTATTATGCAACTTTCCCCACTTCAGCACCACAACACCACAATTTTTTATCCCAAATTCCATTCCTATATATTGGTGGATACAAGGCTTTCAACCTCtgcatcattattattattattattatttgatgataaaaattacgggcagaaacatacttattaaagacaacgtttcggtgtcatcatgacaccatcatcaggtcaaatataatattttacagataacttgaatattaatgttcaagattaagtttaaagtccctagaggctaggtgaaaagttttgcctttatcaagtcactttggatattcagacacggtttgtgctcgcgaataaggaacatttcatacacaagacaatcaaatttgcatgagcatttcttaagaatgcgaaatatgtcagatgttattgttcttgattgatgttgactttggctgtgattgaatatTGAACCAGATCTTTTATGCTCATTGATCCTTTGATAGAGATGTCGACGTGTGTAACCAACATAGCTGGCATCACAccagccacattcaaatttgtaaagtaCTGATTGTTCGTTGATCAACGCGGGCTTGATTTCTGTGCGCAAGTAGTTGAAAGATCTTGGTAAGCTGTTAAACATCGACTTATGCCCAgtctttatttctcgaaaagttggagaagatctcaaacataaagaaatcaagcccgcgttgatcaacgaacaatcagtagtttacaaatttgaatgtggctggTGTGATGCCAGCTATGTTGGTTACACACGTCGACATCTCTATCAAAGGATCGATGAGCATAAAAGATCTGGTTCAatattcaatcacagccaaagtcaacatcaatcaagaacaataacatctgacatgttttgcattcttaagaaatgctcctgcaaatttgattgtcttgtgtatgaaatgttccttattcgcgagcacgaaccgtgtctgaatatccaaagtgactcgataaaggcaaaacttttcacctaacctctagggactttgaacttaatcttgaacattaatattcgagttatccataaaatattatatttgacctgatgatggtgtcacgAGGACActgaaacgttgtctttaataagtatgtttctgcccgtaagTTTTATCATGAAATCcattacattatcatgtttgataggaattattaaaatttattgttattattattattattattattattattattattattattctcatcattatcattatcattattacattTATGCTGAGTTAAGGTGGTTGCTTacctgttacactgtgaaatgtttcgtgcaaatTGTCTcccaatgttttggcgacattgtggcatgacaagttgcacgaaacatttcacagtgtaacaacTCCTTTAGGTACACAAGCTTCTAACAATAGAGATACAGTGTACGACTTGAAAACGTTTGATATTTTTACGATAGGTATTCAAGAAGGAAGGTTCCATGTTAGTTTGTTGAACTAGTGTTATTGTTCTTTCATGTAGTCACGTATAATAGCTTTATTCATGAAGTTCTTTCAATAGTTATGCACCAGGTTCATCATAATACTGAAGTTGGTTTGTTGGCTGAGCTAGGATCATTATTTTACATCAGCTTAACTGTGATTATTTATAAAAGTTATTTACAGTAAGTGCCAAGTTAAGTGACGATGTGTTCTATTATTGTTGTAAGTTACATGTAGCTTTTCATGTTCATTTTAATAACCTATGTACACAACTGAGCAGTCATCAACACCCCAATGACCCAGTAGATAAAAGTTCATGGAGGCATAATAATCGTGTAACAAAGTCGAATGGCACGTACCATATGTACTGAGCAACTGACAAAAATAGTGTATAACATTGGTAACATAACATTTCTTGGTTCTGTTAAGTTGTTTCTTCTTTGATTAATTACCGGTATTGTGAGACAAAATGTACTCTatggtgtacatgtatttccagGCCCTCTTGAACAGTTTCAGCACTCCATGGAGCCACAACTCAGACAACTGGGACTTGATACTACACTAAAGAAAGGTAAAGGTCTATAGTGTTTATTGTTTATAAAGACATTCATGTACTGTAATCATCTCTGTCTTTGTAGATTGGCATTTTTTCAGTGTGATTTGCTGATCAATGTATGGGAAAATACATTTTATTGTCACTGATAAAGCATGTATTTGGCagtctttattaattttttccttCCAATATATGACATTTGCAAGTCTTATTGAAACCATTAACACAGATATGGTGTGATTTGGCTTACAGGTATTGTAACTCTACAAAAGGATTATCAAATTTGTAAAGAGGGAGATACACTGACTCCAGAGCAAACACGACTTCTGGTAATGAGAATATAGACTTTATATTTTATCAATTCACAACAGACACTGCAAATGTATGAAAATTCAGGGTGCTGAAATGCTTCTTTAATacgtaattattcttttgtttcattctttCAAGCCTTGACATCAAActaaataatgttttttttggcGTGTTGTCCTCCTCTTGGAACAGAACAAGACAGCTAACTTTGATCACATGGCTTGTTTTTTGGAACCAAATTTTTTCTCATAACATTGCAATCCAGTGCACTTGATtggtacttgtacatgtaaagTTGCCAGAAATTGAGATTTAAAATACCCATGAAATGGAACCAACTGGCCTTTGTAGCTCATTCAGTAGAGCAACTGTCATCTATTTCAGAGCTCAGTTCCAACCCTGGTCAGACATCTTTCTCGTTCtttgtgtggacccatttctGCACTGACTCTAGGATTTCTCACACTACTTAATATACCATAAATCATTTTATGATGTCAGTGCTTTCATTAATTTCTCAGATGtagttttctttaatttaaatAGTTTGAAAAATTAGAATGACTTGTCTGTGAAGTCTTTTgttaaaaacattaacatgtatgtctttctttttttcgttccaCAGAAACTCTTTGGGAACCCATTGGCCGAATTTCACATCTCACTTTTGTGTATGTGGTCAAATGATGGAACATTTGAAGAACTTTCCTAACATCTTAAATTAATGAACATGTATTTATAATAAATGATCATGCAGTCTCgttagcaataatattattaaaaaaacgTTGAAGGCTTGATGTTTTTAATAGCTCCAATATCCTTATCAGGGTAATATCTTCATCTATTTTGGGTAAAAACTAATATGAGATTTTTGGTGGACAAAAATCTTCGCTTAATATTGTAAGCAACAAAGCCAACATCAAGCGACGTTACATCTTTACTAAATCTATCAGTTATTCCACATAACCTGGGATGTGTTATATCCCACGTGCGAagaacacacttttccactgaTTTCCTATCAAGATAGATTCATATTTACTATGTTCTGTCCACCTTCcctcacccctccccccccccaaaaaaaaacaacattacgCTTGTCTTCAGGACCCTGTGTGTCAACAAGTGAGAAACTGGCAGTCATTTGTGAAAGTAGATATTGGCTGTGCTATTTGTGTTGCCTCTAGTGTTTCTCAAAAGCGGCTATTAATTTCGATAGACGCCTTCTTCCCTTCTTTTCATCTACCTCTCTCTGTTCTGTGCCATCGCCATGGGCGTGGTCATCAGTGCTTCCTTCCCCTCTTTCCTCGATGCGATATAGAGATGACCTCTTCCCAGACGTTTGAAATTGTTGGTGTCTTTCAGTGGGGTTTGCCTCAGTAATTGTTGCCTTGCCTCTCTTGCTAACCTCTTCTAACTCCTTTCTAATTTGACTAGGTGACTTGTAAACGTTTTCGTCTTCCAATGCGTTAGCAAATGCTGCTGGAACTGCTGGCTTTGGTGGCCTTTCGGGTTTGTGTTTTCTGTTTAAGTCTTTTCTCGCTTCAAATTCCTTTCTTATTTGACTTTGTAACTTATTCATCTCTGCGCTTTGCTTATATGCAAACTCCGCGGGAACAACAGGCATTGGTGATCCAGTTGTTTTGCTCTTACTGTCGCGAGCAGCAGTGTGCATTACTTCGTCACCAGAACGCAACGTTGCCGACTGACTTAATGAAGCAATCACGCGTCCATCTTTCTCTTCGGAGAATTCTGCAGGGTGTGTTGGCTTTGGAGGACGATTGGGCttgttgttttccctttcatcaGAAGGCGCTTCAACTATTTTTCTAGCAACCTCAAGGTGCTGTGGCTTTTTAGCtgatttctttttacttttccTGTCTTTTTCATTGTCCTTTTTCTTCTCTCTGCGAGGAAACAAAACcggtttcattttttctttcaactttcttGGTGGAGGGATTGGCTCAAGTGGTTTGGTGAAATCGGTTACGTCTTCGTTAGAACCGTCTGGTATAAATTTTGCTTGGGTTTCTTGTTGTGGTTTGTTGATGTCGCTATACGTGACGCTCCTCAGTGGAGGAACTGATTCAAGTGGAATCGTGAAATCAGCAACGCCATCACTGTAACCATCTTTCAAGAAGATTGATTCTGCTTCTTCCATTGGTTTGTCAACGTCACGATCACGATAAGTGCCATTTGCGACCCTCACTGAGTAAGGGACTGGTTCATGTGATTTTCGAAAATTAAATACGTCATCATTATAATCATCTGTTGACGAAACTGAGACGAATTGTTTCGGTGGGTGGATGACGTCACCTTTTTCCTCATAAGTGATCGGATAATTGCTGGTATATCTCCTGGGCTCATTATTATTTCTCCCAGCTGTTTGTTGACGATCGATAACAACGTCATCACAAGTTGCATCATCTGTAACGTCAATGGTGACGTCATCGAGGCAATTTTCCATGAGTTCACCCTTGCTCGGATCTTCGTTATTCCTCCCTACTGTTTGTTGAAgatcaaaaattaaaattgtagaGAGATCGGTATCAATGTTCTTACTTTCTGCTTCATTTGGAGCTATGTCATCGAAATCGCTGCGTTGAGCGTCTCGcatcagttgttcaaagggatCGAGAATTTCACGTCCACCCATGTTGTATGGTTGAGGTTCGGGGATGTCCAAAGAATCAAAATCAGCCATAAATGTGTGATTTTCATTGAGGAGAGTCGGTTTGGGATCTTCACCGAATGATACAAGTGCCGAGGAATTATCAGACGGGAGATTCACGAATTGGAACAAATCCTCTGATGGTGGCTGGATTAACACTGGTTTTTCATAATCCGATTTAATTTCGGTCATCTCCTTTGTTTTCAGATGGAAATTGCTGTCTGTTTGGACTGAAGGACTTGCCTGTTGGAAATCGTTCTGTGAATCGCCTGCTCGTTGCTTAAGAAATGATAACTGTGAAGTTTC
It includes:
- the LOC138031291 gene encoding mRNA turnover protein 4 homolog → MPKSKRNRVVSLTKTKKKGLELKTGLVKEIQECVEKFTFLYVFSVENMRNTCSKLKEVRNQWKHSRFFFGKNKVMTIALGKDKEAEYKENLHKIANKIKGQCGLMFTNQAKEEVIRWFENYRELDYARSGNEATCDVKVDEGPLEQFQHSMEPQLRQLGLDTTLKKGIVTLQKDYQICKEGDTLTPEQTRLLKLFGNPLAEFHISLLCMWSNDGTFEELS
- the LOC138032070 gene encoding uncharacterized protein, translating into MEEKAKLRDELARAKKNVSELEAAKENQEESISKIEEVLRETRNKLTILEQRLEDSKRDNADLHEEVEEVNRKLKYAKEENSELEKTLQKQKDISDGLRNNLVERDESVMTSNYNRDVAERSLQALKKDLARKDAKLKIQKEQIEDMEGEAEKADKKIKETESSSKKLASENERLTKELADIKAKLEKAEKGKDVGKSEVPVVRVSEVQATSVGADQLIRDWSDKLSTAQTKVTDLETELLKDIKKHEARVHRTRPVPPELRRKSADYVLTDHERQSRFRSRQRPNLSRDSSLDSLRSTQSMLDYLDDRIVDENLLSTVASSGQGIVSVVDKNFTVLGNDTPAASETVTPTPSEPSTPVTAGYGSPVDSESEGPYDVPTRKTARAKSLNASTESIREDKERDVTKKQEILGKEGSQSNGQKEENLVDWKKPKVKELDINDKQPLLPEASTNLPDETTSSSKADDLVNSRGKEPYIHPLPTEKPQRIDGTTENASDTQNNPQLPPPDDSRPGTEMPSGEVEDLQTATTPDLHMIFQKEISKTERNDEKKEEEESQNICFKPNSTNNLQGENRFDGMRIEEAPELQSETSQLSFLKQRAGDSQNDFQQASPSVQTDSNFHLKTKEMTEIKSDYEKPVLIQPPSEDLFQFVNLPSDNSSALVSFGEDPKPTLLNENHTFMADFDSLDIPEPQPYNMGGREILDPFEQLMRDAQRSDFDDIAPNEAESKNIDTDLSTILIFDLQQTVGRNNEDPSKGELMENCLDDVTIDVTDDATCDDVVIDRQQTAGRNNNEPRRYTSNYPITYEEKGDVIHPPKQFVSVSSTDDYNDDVFNFRKSHEPVPYSVRVANGTYRDRDVDKPMEEAESIFLKDGYSDGVADFTIPLESVPPLRSVTYSDINKPQQETQAKFIPDGSNEDVTDFTKPLEPIPPPRKLKEKMKPVLFPRREKKKDNEKDRKSKKKSAKKPQHLEVARKIVEAPSDERENNKPNRPPKPTHPAEFSEEKDGRVIASLSQSATLRSGDEVMHTAARDSKSKTTGSPMPVVPAEFAYKQSAEMNKLQSQIRKEFEARKDLNRKHKPERPPKPAVPAAFANALEDENVYKSPSQIRKELEEVSKRGKATITEANPTERHQQFQTSGKRSSLYRIEERGEGSTDDHAHGDGTEQREVDEKKGRRRLSKLIAAFEKH